The genomic segment GCTGTTGGCCGTCGCGGCGGCGCGCTGGCCGGACCGCACGGCGTTCATCGACGACGACGGGGCGTTGAGCTACCGAGAGCTGCAGTCCAAAACCGAGGCGCTCGCGCACGAACTCGTCCGCGACGGTGCCGGTCCGGGCGAGGCGGTGGGGATCATGTGCCGCAACGGCCGGGACTTCGCCACGTCCGTGTTCGCCGCGTCCCTGGTCGGAGCCGACGTGGTACTGGTGAACACGGAGTTTCGCAGCACGGCTCTCGCGGGTGCGCTGAGTTCGCACCAGGTCAGAAACCTGTTCTGCGACAACGAGTTTACCGATTTAGTCGCCGACGCCGCACCGTCGGTGGGTGTGATCGATCCGGCGACCGTGCAGATCCAGCCGGGCGTGCGGCGTCCACGCGTCGTCGAGTCCGGGCGGCTGATCCTGCTGACCTCGGGTACCACCGGTGTGCCCAAGGGTGTGCCGCGGATGCCGCGGATGAGTTCGGGCGTGGGTGTCGGCATGACGATTCTCGAGCGCACCGGGCTGCGCGTCGGGTCGCGAATCGCGGTGGCGGTACCGATGTTTCATGGTCTTGGCCTGGGCATGCTGATGCTCACGATCAGCCTGGGCGGCACGGTTCTGACGCGTCGGCGCTTTGCTGCCGAGGCGACGCTTGCCCAGGCATCGCTGCAGCGTGCCGATGCGCTCAGCGTGGTCCCCATCATGCTGGCGCGCATCTTGGACCTGCCGAAACGGGTTCGGATGCGAAACCCGTTGTCGTTACGGGTCGTGATATCCAGCGGTGATCGGCTCGACCCGAGCCTCGCGCGACGCTTCATGGACTCCTACGGCGAGATCCTCTACAACGGATACGGTTCCACCGAAGTCGGGATCGGCGCCCTGGCAACACCTTTCGAGCTGCGTCATGCCCCGGACACGGTGGGACGACCGGTCGCGGGATGCCCGGTGCGCATCTTCGACAAGAACGGCCGAGCCGTCGGGCCGCGGGTGACCGGCCGCATCTTCGTGGGCGGCGAGCTGACGACCAAGGGCTACATCGGCGGTGCTGACAAGATCGTCATCGACGAGATGACCAGCACCGGGGACATGGGCTATCTGGACAACTCGGGTCGGCTGTACATCGTCGGCCGCGAGGACGACATGATCGTGTCGGGCGGTGAGAACGTATATCCGCGTGCGCTGGAGAACGCGCTCGCCGCGCATCCCGACGTCGCCGAGAACGCGGTCGTCGGGGTGCCCGACGAACAGTTCGGCCGCCGCCTGGCGGCGTTCGTCGTGGCCCGCGCCCCGCGTCAGATCGACGTGACGAGGTTGCGGGAGTACTTGAAGGACAAGGTTTCTCGCTTCGAACAGCCCCGTGACATCCACGTCGTCGACAGCATTCCGCGCAACCCCGCTGGCAAGGTCATCCGAAAGGAACTGGCGACCTAGGCGTCCGGTTCGTCTTTGTGCTCGCCGTCGGGCTGGATCACACCGATGGCCTTGTTCAGCCAGTTGGGTGCCAGCCACGAGATCGCGGTGGCACCGGCGGTGGCTCCCATCACGCCCGACCAAGCGACCGGTCCCAGCGGCGTGCACCCGAAGAATTGGCTGACCACCGGCGTCTGCACGATGCCGACCAGCACCCCCGCGCTGCCCAGTGCGGTGGCCACGACGAGCGGGCTGTGCTGGCGCGTCAGCAGTGTCTGGGCTAGCTGCGTGGTCACCAGCGCGGTCAAACCCATTGTCGCCGTGCGACGTTCACTTCCCGGAGTCCAGCGACCGATCGTCCAGGCGGCTGTCGCACCCCCAGCCGTGACGACGCCACGGGTGACGATCTGGCGCATCAGTGGGGCGTCGAGCGACGGCGTGGGCCCGGTCAGCACCGCGAGTCGGTGTGCGGCGCGGGCTTTTTCGGCCTGTTCTTCGGTTTCGTACTCGGTCTCGTCGAGTTCGACGTACTGCGACGTCACGGCAACGGCGAGCGCGGGGAACATGTCGGTGAGCAGATTCACCAGCAACAGCTGACGGGTCCCCACCGGTGCGCGGCCCTGGCCGAACGCCGTCCCGATGATGGTGAACAGCACCTCGCCGACGTTGCCGCCGACCAGGATCGTGACCGCGTCGCGAACACCGGCCCACATGCTGCGGCCCTCCACCAGCGCGTCGAGCAGCACGGACAGGTCGCGATCGGTCAGGACGATGTCGGCGGCGCTACGAGCGGCCGACGAACCGCGGCCACTCACGCCGATGCCCACGTCGGCCATCCGGATGGCGGCGGCATCGTTGGCACCGTCGCCGACCATCGCCGTCACCCGCCCGCAGCGCTGCAGCGCGGCGACGATCTGCACCTTCTGCTCGGGGCTGACGCGAGCGAACACCTGGACGTTGGAAACCACCTTCGCGGCGGCGTCCTCGTCGAGACCGGCCAGCTCGGCGCCGGTGACGACCCGCGCATCCGCCGGCAGTCCCAGCTGACGGGCGATCGCCCGCGCGGTGATCGGGTGGTCTCCGGTGATCAGCACGACCTGGCGGCCGGCCGCCTCCAGCGCCTCGATCAACGGGCGCGACGATGCGCGGGCGGTGTCGGCCAGACCGACGTAGCCCAACAATTCGAGGTCCTGCGCGGTGGTATCGACGGCGTCGACGTCGGTGTCGTCGTCGTGAGTGGTCCCGTTCGGCCAGGGCCGTCGCGCTACCGCCAACACCCGCAAACCCCGCTCGGCGAGGCTGCGCACCACCGACTCCGCATGCGCACGGTCGGCTTCCGGGTCGGCGAAGCGGCAGCGGGGCAGCACCACTTCGGGTGCGCCCTTGAGCATCAGTACCGGCTTGTCGGCGTCCGCGCTCAGGGTGCCGATCGCGGCGGCGTAGCCCCGACTGGACTCGAATGGCACCTCGGCAAGAAGCTGCCATCCCGAATTGTTCTTGGTGAGAAGGAAATTCGCCGCGTTGACAATCGCCTCGTCGGTGGCGTGTGCGTGGCCCTGACCGTCTTGGGGCTGGGGGGACGCCCAGGCCGCCGCCCGCAGGACCGCGGCCGAGCGTGGATCCTCGGCCTCGGGGAAGGGATCGCCCGGACGAGCATCGTGCGGCATCGCGCACAGGACACGCAGCCGATTCTCGGTGAGCGTGCCGGTCTTGTCGAAACACACGGTGTCGACCCGGCCCAGCGCCTCGATCGTGCGCGGCGAGCGGACCAGCACTCCATGCGACGTCAGCCGCTGGGCGGCCGCGAGCTGGGACAACGTGGCCACCAGCGGCAGACCCTCCGGTACGGCGGCCACCGCGATCGCGACGCCGTCGGCGACGGCCTGGCGCAGCGACGCGCGGCGCAACAACGCCAGCGCGGTCACCGCGGCACCGCCGGTCAGCGTCAACGGCAGCACCTTGCTGGTGAGCTCGCGCAGCCGGGCCTGGACCCCGGCTGCGGTTTCGACGTCGGCGACCGCCGAAATCGCCCGGTGCGCAGCAGTATTGACGCCGGTGGCCACGACGATCGCGCGAGCGCGGCCCGCGACTATCGTGCTGCCCTCGAACAGCATGCTGGCTCGCTCGGGGTCGTTGACGGCGACCGGTTCCACCTGCTTGTCCACCGGCAGCGACTCCCCGGTGAGCAGCGACTCGTCGACCTCGAGGTCCTCGGCCACCAGCAGGCGCGCGTCGGCCGGCACCACCTCCGGGGCCGCCAGGTCGATGACGTCGCCGGGCCGCAGCGACTTGGCAGACACCGTGACCGTGCGGGTCGCGTTCTGGGCCGCCTCCAGGCGGCGCCGGGTGGTGGCCACGGCGGGGACCGCGACGCGGCGCACCAGCTGGTCCTGCTCGGCGAACAGCTCGGCGGCCGCCGCCTCGGCCCGCAACCGTTGTGCCCCACCGGTTATCGCGTTGGCCGTCATGACGCCGCCGACCAGCAGGGCGTCGATGTTGCTGCCGACGATGGCCGATGCGGCGGCTCCCACCGCCAGAATCGGGGTCAGCGGATCGGAGAGCTCGACCCGGGTCGCCGCGGCCAACCGCGCCAGGTTGTGCAGTGGCGCGCGCAGGCCCGCGAAGGGTGGGCTGTACGACAGGTCGTCGAGGCGGCGACGCCAGGATGGGGTCAGCGTTTCGACGGCCAACGGTCGCGAGCCGCCGGCCAGCCGCGAGTACACGAT from the Mycobacterium lentiflavum genome contains:
- a CDS encoding AMP-binding protein — translated: MTDGVVATTARALVSSRLLSVPTPVAVLRLVRELYRGGTNLSTLLAVAAARWPDRTAFIDDDGALSYRELQSKTEALAHELVRDGAGPGEAVGIMCRNGRDFATSVFAASLVGADVVLVNTEFRSTALAGALSSHQVRNLFCDNEFTDLVADAAPSVGVIDPATVQIQPGVRRPRVVESGRLILLTSGTTGVPKGVPRMPRMSSGVGVGMTILERTGLRVGSRIAVAVPMFHGLGLGMLMLTISLGGTVLTRRRFAAEATLAQASLQRADALSVVPIMLARILDLPKRVRMRNPLSLRVVISSGDRLDPSLARRFMDSYGEILYNGYGSTEVGIGALATPFELRHAPDTVGRPVAGCPVRIFDKNGRAVGPRVTGRIFVGGELTTKGYIGGADKIVIDEMTSTGDMGYLDNSGRLYIVGREDDMIVSGGENVYPRALENALAAHPDVAENAVVGVPDEQFGRRLAAFVVARAPRQIDVTRLREYLKDKVSRFEQPRDIHVVDSIPRNPAGKVIRKELAT
- a CDS encoding cation-translocating P-type ATPase, with amino-acid sequence MKIPGVTSVVAGLTDGAAQLVKAGVSTAAGAAGAVQLLASPVVELAGPVVQSMAGSTSRALGISPSSNGSPAPITPPVRWQSGRRVHLDLDPLLPFSRWYEYSAVVEEPVRRIPGVAEAHVEGSLGRLVFELSEDAEDYDDVLDEVRSTVAAIAADLASTKSDVPISAPFADPGNPLAILVPLTSAAMDMVAMTAAVTGWVTRLPAAPQTTRAAAALINHQPRLVSVLESRLGRVGTDIVLAATTAAAHGLTQSFGTPLLDMTQRTMQITEAAAHRRVWREREPQLASPERPQAPVVPVISSAGAKSHLPRHSWAAAAAGEASHVVVGGAIDAAMDTEKGSMAGPVEAYVESAANGSLIAAASALVAGGGTEDAAAAIEAGVPRAAHMGRQAFASTLGRGLANGGQLVLDPGALRRLDRVKVVVIDGAALRGDHRAVLKSIGEAPGWDDDRVYEVADALLHGEEAPEPDPDELPATGAHLRWVPVQGPSATPAQGLESADLMVDGECVGRVEVGWEVDPYAIPLLQTANRTGARVVLRHVAGTEDLTASVAATHPPGTPLLTVVRDLRADRGPVLLITAVHRDFASTDTLAALAIADVGVALDDPRAATPWTADIITGTDLADAVRILSAIPVARGASESAIHLAQGGTTLAGLLLVTGSEQERPKNPASFRRWLNPVNAAAVTALVAGTFSASRVLRLPDPTPQPLTAWHALDPEIVYSRLAGGSRPLAVETLTPSWRRRLDDLSYSPPFAGLRAPLHNLARLAAATRVELSDPLTPILAVGAAASAIVGSNIDALLVGGVMTANAITGGAQRLRAEAAAAELFAEQDQLVRRVAVPAVATTRRRLEAAQNATRTVTVSAKSLRPGDVIDLAAPEVVPADARLLVAEDLEVDESLLTGESLPVDKQVEPVAVNDPERASMLFEGSTIVAGRARAIVVATGVNTAAHRAISAVADVETAAGVQARLRELTSKVLPLTLTGGAAVTALALLRRASLRQAVADGVAIAVAAVPEGLPLVATLSQLAAAQRLTSHGVLVRSPRTIEALGRVDTVCFDKTGTLTENRLRVLCAMPHDARPGDPFPEAEDPRSAAVLRAAAWASPQPQDGQGHAHATDEAIVNAANFLLTKNNSGWQLLAEVPFESSRGYAAAIGTLSADADKPVLMLKGAPEVVLPRCRFADPEADRAHAESVVRSLAERGLRVLAVARRPWPNGTTHDDDTDVDAVDTTAQDLELLGYVGLADTARASSRPLIEALEAAGRQVVLITGDHPITARAIARQLGLPADARVVTGAELAGLDEDAAAKVVSNVQVFARVSPEQKVQIVAALQRCGRVTAMVGDGANDAAAIRMADVGIGVSGRGSSAARSAADIVLTDRDLSVLLDALVEGRSMWAGVRDAVTILVGGNVGEVLFTIIGTAFGQGRAPVGTRQLLLVNLLTDMFPALAVAVTSQYVELDETEYETEEQAEKARAAHRLAVLTGPTPSLDAPLMRQIVTRGVVTAGGATAAWTIGRWTPGSERRTATMGLTALVTTQLAQTLLTRQHSPLVVATALGSAGVLVGIVQTPVVSQFFGCTPLGPVAWSGVMGATAGATAISWLAPNWLNKAIGVIQPDGEHKDEPDA